The DNA segment CCATACCTATATTATAACCAATTTTCCCTAGTTTTTTTGATAGCTTTTCATCACAATCAGCTTCTTTTGCACCTATTGTAAAGCTCATTGCAAAAAGAGCTGCAGTTTTACCTGAAATTATTTTTAAATATCTTTTTAAAGACACATTTCTATTAAATCTAAAATGATGTTGTCTTATTTCCCCAATACAAATTTTTACTATAGATTGAGATATTTTTTTTATATTTTCCATAGAATAATCTTCACTTAGCATAAGAAAACATTTGGAAAAAAGATAATCTCCCATATATACTGCTTGATCCTTGCCATACTTTGATTGTATTGTTACATTCCCTCTTCTTAATTTTGATTCATCTATTATATCATCATGAATAAGAGTAGCCATATGAAGCATTTCTATTACTGCTGCTAAGTTTTTATGCTTTTTATCATTATAATTACCAAATTTGGATGATAACAATAAAAATGCAGGTCTAAGCATTTTTCCACCTGAAAGAATCAAATCAGTCAAAGGTTCTTCTATATATTTCTCTGTTGTTTTTACATTTTCTATCATTATTTTGTTTACATCTTGTAACTCACTTTTAATTTGAGGATAACCATCCCAAAACATATTCATATTATTTATCACCCTTGATATTTACTTTTAATTTTTAAGTCTTAAAAAATAAACCAGTATCTTTTAAGAATTTCAATATATATTTTACTGTAATACCTACAAATAATCCTGTAATAACCGAAGATAATAATAATAGAGGTAGATATATAAATATATTTAAATTTTCTATTATTAATGCCGCCATTAAAATTTGACCTATATTATGAAATACAGCTCCTACAATACTAATACCAATTACACTTATTTTTTCTCGTCCTATTACTTTTAATATATACATTATTAAGAAGCTTAATATTCCACCAGAAATACTAAATAGAAATCCTGATACATTTCCTCCCAGTAGACTAGCAAGTATTACTCTTAAAATTACTACAGTAAGTGTTTCTTTAAAACCAAATAAATATAAAGACACAAGAGTAATAATATTAGCAAGTCCTAATTTAGCACCAGGAACTCCAAAATTAAATGGTATCAATCTTTCTACCAAATGAAGTACTAATGCTTGAGCTACTAATAATGATATCACTACTATTTTCCTTGTTTTATTCATAACTCCCTCCTAGTAAGAGGTATCATCTAATCCACCCTCTTTTTCTCCTATAATTTCTACTACAACTTTATTTGGAAGGCATACTAAAATCTCACCAGGTTCATCTATTTCTCCATCCTCTACACAAACTTTATCAGGACAGTTTGCATCTATAATATTTGCTTTATTATCAGATAATTTTATAGTATTCTTCCCAAACTCAGTATCTAAATTTATTGTTTCATCTGTTGTTTCTGTTAATTCAACAGTTTTATAAACTTGTCCATCTATTGAAATTTGAGCTTTCTTACTATTAAAATCATCGTCTTTTATATAATTTAAATATAAAAACCCTAATAATGAAATTAAAAGTACAGAAAT comes from the Senegalia massiliensis genome and includes:
- a CDS encoding polyprenyl synthetase family protein, coding for MNMFWDGYPQIKSELQDVNKIMIENVKTTEKYIEEPLTDLILSGGKMLRPAFLLLSSKFGNYNDKKHKNLAAVIEMLHMATLIHDDIIDESKLRRGNVTIQSKYGKDQAVYMGDYLFSKCFLMLSEDYSMENIKKISQSIVKICIGEIRQHHFRFNRNVSLKRYLKIISGKTAALFAMSFTIGAKEADCDEKLSKKLGKIGYNIGMAFQIIDDILDYTANENTMGKSIKNDLKQGFFTLPLIYAILEGNNNLEDIIKKDNIDNEDVIEIINIVKNSDAIERSKRLAIKYTNRAFKNIESLPENESKKIIYEITEKLLKRKY
- a CDS encoding Gx transporter family protein encodes the protein MNKTRKIVVISLLVAQALVLHLVERLIPFNFGVPGAKLGLANIITLVSLYLFGFKETLTVVILRVILASLLGGNVSGFLFSISGGILSFLIMYILKVIGREKISVIGISIVGAVFHNIGQILMAALIIENLNIFIYLPLLLLSSVITGLFVGITVKYILKFLKDTGLFFKT
- a CDS encoding NusG domain II-containing protein, whose translation is MKKFDKIIIISVLLISLLGFLYLNYIKDDDFNSKKAQISIDGQVYKTVELTETTDETINLDTEFGKNTIKLSDNKANIIDANCPDKVCVEDGEIDEPGEILVCLPNKVVVEIIGEKEGGLDDTSY